Within Thunnus thynnus chromosome 15, fThuThy2.1, whole genome shotgun sequence, the genomic segment cagacaaaatgacaCATGATGTCAAGAAAAGTGCATTAAGAGAAAGAAATCTGCAGCAGTTTCATAACAATAACAGGCACAATAAGGTAGACATCCCAGTTTCTTTTCCCAGTTGGAGTTTCAGTTAATCAAACATTACTCAGAGGCAGAGTGTAACATTAGATCAGACACTGTAGGTGAGGTTTAACTTTTACTTGTGACTGTTATCACTGAAAATATAGTTTGCTCTATTATACTGTATTCTATCAGCCTGGAGGTAGGctacatgaatattatattttaaagataACAATGAAGATAACATTGCAGCACGCTGTTCCTTGCACAGTGTGCAAAGGTCAACATGCCTGGTACCTCACAGTCATTTTCAGTTAAGTGTGATATTTTGTAGCTGATCATAGTAGCAGTGACGAAGGTATTTGACACAGTGGACAACAAGACATCAGCAGATAGGATGCtgttaaacaaaaagaaaaaaaaaatatacatatatatatgtttctGCCTCCAATAAATGTTTCTTCAACTCAATCCCACTGTCTTTGCATCTTGGTCAGTAGTAGACATTATCATCTCCCAAAGACAAACATTATCATGGTACCTTTATATTTAATTACACCCATGTAACACCCACACTCACTTTTCCCTTATGACTCAAAAGGCACAAACAAGATTTCCAACAAGACACATTGCAGTGATCGCTGACAACCTaatacacataacacacaacagtcaacacatactgtactgcatgTCTAAAGTGATACATATTCATAGAATTATAAAATTAAGACtttcattatatattaaatCCCTTATAGAAATACTCAGCAttcttaaaggtgcaatatacaaCATTAGATAAAGTTGTTGTCACCAAACAACTATATCTAGTGTcagcaaatagttgttttctGACACTGgctgtcagcaaacaactatttgcaatgtaaagatatagtggagtaataTCATCcagagcagagaatgaagtcacactccctctgtgtgtgttgttatctgagcttctctgttcCTTGTTTTGGAAGCCGGTATAGCTGTGCGTGCATATCAGTGCATGTGAGTCTCTCCCTGTCCTCCTTGCGTCCGTCTTAAACATGGCAGCCAGGTCACAAAGTTTCCCATATTACAGCAAAACagtaaatatgtttctgaaaaaaatTTGAGGCAGAAATAGGCAACGCAGTAAGAGAATCTTTATACATATTTGATCAggactgcctagtttgacagtttgatctgaatTTCGTGAGCCGTGTGTTCAGatgctgctttctttttttcctcaacaTTATTGAGTAAACTATGtatgcatttgttttggtctgagatgctggtgctgtagtgcgacatctagtggggttaaatgttgtataattgCACCTTTAAATAGTGTAAAAGCACTACATTTAGTTCAATCTAAAAGAGATGTGAAATTGGACTTGCGctactacaacaacaacaaaataaaggGTTTTCAGGCTAGCAATGAAAAATATATCATGTCTTTCAAAcctataaaaacatgaaaatggcAACTTGAATCCAAAGGCTTTAGCTTCTGAAGAACCAACACATTCTGTCATCATCTGATGATGTTTAGGCATCAGAAAAGtcaaagtcacatttgaaaaTACAACTGCAATAGAAGGCAATACCCAATCAGCACCCATTCAAAACATGCAATGAGCTCTCAACGCACAACGACAAAGGCCCTGCAAGGTACTGCACTGCAAAATGGTAGATTGTTTTCATGATACTGTATCATATTGTGTGAACCTCAATTATGAAGAACATTTTTGCTGAAGGAGAAATGTTGCCAGTCTTCTACAAGCTGTCATCAGTGTTATCACCTTTAAACCATTTCAatgattatgatttttaaaaaatcaaaaatttgCTTGGGTGAAATATGTCAACATAGTTTTAGCATAACTGCAAAACCTAAACCAAAAATCCCAACAACCTTATAATTAAACAACTCCAACCGCACATCATCTATTTTTATCAGTAACAGCAGTGACAcctataaatgacaaaatactgtCAGCAGTGATATATAAGTTCTGATAGTCTGATTTTGATTATATTAATGTGCTTTTCAGCTGATACATTCATTCTGATGCTATGAATTGTTCCAAAGATTCTAAATACATATGAGCATCAAAATACTAATATCAAATATCCTTATGTATGCCTCTTGTAATCTGCCACGTACTGTTATGAAATGTTCACATTTCAGTGGTCGTATACATAATACTAAATAATTAGTTCCCTTTCTATCACAGCAGTAAGTCTGGAGGGAAAGGCACGTGGTTCCTGCAGCATCGTGTCTATCATTTGGACTTGGGTTTGAGACCTAGCACATGTTTAGCTTTCCTCAGCATGAAGGCAACAATTAGTGCACATACAACCAGAGTGACCCCATACAGTCCCACAAAGACAGCGGCCTCACCGCTCCTATGCAGACGTGAGTACAGCTTTCTACGGCCCATGTAGTCGAGGTGCGAGGCGTTGATCTGACACAGGGTGCAGCAGGATAGAAAAATATGGAACATCTGATGACTCTGTCCCACAAAATCGCACCGTCCAGGGAAGCAGCGCTCTAGCAGggggaaggagaagaagaaggcacAGCTGAGAAAGAAGGCTACCTGGCCAAAGTGGTAGATAATTGCTGGGTCATTGCTGGCTGTAGACCAGGATAAGAGTCTGTGAGCCACAGGGCTGCTGTCCCAGATATAGGCGAGGGCTGAGGGCACCACCTGGCCCACCTTGCGCACCCACGTCGGTAGGCTGTGGTTACGGTATTTGCCGTAGCAGCATCCCAGGCATGACAGACCGCTGAGGATTGTGGCAGTAGGCATGAAGATCCCATGCACGTGTCTGTGCAAGCTCTCATCCACAGCATAATAAAAGTGAACGACAGCACTGCCGTACTGATACTGCGCCACCCCAACATAGTCCAGATAGAAGAAGGTATAGTGATACAGCTCAGACTTGCCACCCAGTAGGTGAGCTGCTACACTGAATGCCGAGTAGGTCAAGGAGGACATGATGAGGATCAACAGTGGCCACGAATGAGCATCGCCAATAAAGTCCACCGTCTCAGAAAGTTGGCGCAATTTAAccagaaaaactaaaaatgccAGCAGGTGCGTCCAGATGTTGATGGTCTCATTGTGGCGCTGGAACAAGGACAGGAGGTAGTAGCGCCAGTTTTGGTGGAGCGGTCGGTAGCCGGTGCAGACGTAGCGCTCCCTGAAGTAGTAGGGAACGTCAGTGTCTCTCACGGTGCCGGGCATGGAGGGCGCCGCCTTAGTCAGCATCTGGGGAACCTGCCTGATCTGCTGCAGGCTGATGAACACTCGCCCGATTCTCTCCATTACAATCGTCGTCATAACTGTCAGTAGCTGACTGATGCACACTGGATGGTTCCTGCAGAGAGGATTTTAAGAGTTAAAATTGACAAAAATTATGACAAaaatttttgttgtgttgtatcATCAGTAATCagcatttgtgattttttttaaaaaatttcgTTTCATATTAAGAAGTGATGAAATGATATCCAAATGTGTTGGTGCTCATAAATGCTACAAAACCACTAACACACTTTAAATTTCACAGCAGACATACACACTGGCTGTGACTACAGAGTGAGTGGGCCCACCCAGTGCTGAGGCTGGCAGTAAAGGTTGTGGGGATGGGTGCAGGTTGGGCtctgaaaaaaaactttgctcATTAACAGCAGTTGGCATGTATTGGGTAAAAGATAAGGCTAGTCTATCTCAAAACAATTCTCACATACCCATATatacattgaaacaggttttggttGCTGGCATTGTTCCTACTTTCCATAGTGGCTGTGAAGAAATCCCTTCTGAACACGttccaatgtaagtgatgggtgaTAAGgtccacagtccttgttctgtGTGAACATGCCTTCTTAAGTTCAGCCACAGCTagtatgaggcttcagcagtctgagatAGTCAAATTAAGTGGCTATTTACCAAAGTTACCATCTTTTTGATACAATGTTCCCTATTTGCATTTCCCtagacagtgtttccttgatgagctgtggtggaaggacagtaacacaaagagggaattacATACCAAAAACACTGTAACTTACACCCACTGCTAACTCAGACTGGTGAAGCCTTTGTGAATCAGCCAATTTTTAAATCAAGCAGCAACTAGTCTCGATGACAATCAACTGCTGCCAATACATTTTTCCCTGGTAGAGGCAGGCCTAACTTAAATCCGTTAGCCAATCCAACACTTTTTTGATATTGATGTGGATATTAATTacaggatgaatcctaatgtttTTGGTGACCCTCTGACCTTTACTATAGCACCACCAGACCATAATTCCATTTGAAcacaagaaatatcaaaatctaatAGGCAGATTGTCAAGAAATTCACTGAACACATTCATATTTCCAGAATAGACAGAGGTTTAACCAACTGAGACTTGATAGAGTAACCAGTGTAACGATGCTTATCAACCTAGCTGGACCAAATGTCTGGGTAGGACATCACCTCATGTCCAGTTTAGAAAGTGTTTTTCTCATTCAAAGGTCTAACAAAAGTAACTGTGTACATAACCTTATTTTAtcagtttaaaatatttcactACAACAGAGCCTAAACAAAGCAAATGTGGCTATTAACAAAATGAGCAAAATGGGAACATCCTTAGAAGAGGTGAATAGAGTAGCCAAACACTGTACAGCAGGCCTTACTTCCTATGTAAGTAACAATTACTAAGGTAGAATAATTCAGGGCTTAATACTGTTTGGCATGCATCTTAGCACTGTGGCTTGGGTCACAGTGCTAAGATAAATAGGGAGTAGTtaaagatttagtttatttgtgtaCAGTTTAATAATCACAGTGTAGACAGACTGTCTGTTAGCTCAGTGTCGGTGCAGTAATCTGATTTACTGCCCCCAAGCCAGAGATCACCACCTGAGCTGGAGTCTGAGTTATGCTCTGTTAGCATGCACAGCTACTGCTGTTTGAAAGTGATACTCCCATCGAAGACAATGTTTAAAAAGCATAGCTGAAGTTGAGTCATGGCACCTGATTTAAAAAGCCAAAGAAGAGCAGGGATCAGCAGATCTTCACGCTctctaaacacacaaaacatgcactaaatacataaatgcaaacaatagttACAGCACTCCCCATAAAATAACAAATGgttgcttttacatttctgtttgagtatGAATTTAACTAACAAGATTCATTGGTGATCTTTGGTATAGCTGTGGAAGGCAGAAGACAGGAAGCTAGTCTGAGTAAATTAACAGGATAGTGTTAtttagctttgatgtctgctttGGTTTTATCAGAAATTCTAGAGGCGGACCTCAGAACTGCATTACAGAAGGACTCAATGAAGGAAGAAAAGCTACTAAAATTAAAGGATACATTCACAATTTTTAGAGTGTggcttaaaacaacagttagatGTCCATATGAatagtgaaagaggttttcctcgctgtaatcattcctcctgttcataccggctattaaaagatccccctCAACTTGCTGAACATTtgcaaatgcaaaaatgcatttaaaagtgtatctgaagcttatatgaggcttcagcagtctgagttaatcatatcaagtgcATATCTgctacattttgtcttttttgcataaaattccctctttgtgtttcctcgaacagtgt encodes:
- the paqr7a gene encoding progestin and adipoQ receptor family member VII, a codes for the protein MTTIVMERIGRVFISLQQIRQVPQMLTKAAPSMPGTVRDTDVPYYFRERYVCTGYRPLHQNWRYYLLSLFQRHNETINIWTHLLAFLVFLVKLRQLSETVDFIGDAHSWPLLILIMSSLTYSAFSVAAHLLGGKSELYHYTFFYLDYVGVAQYQYGSAVVHFYYAVDESLHRHVHGIFMPTATILSGLSCLGCCYGKYRNHSLPTWVRKVGQVVPSALAYIWDSSPVAHRLLSWSTASNDPAIIYHFGQVAFFLSCAFFFSFPLLERCFPGRCDFVGQSHQMFHIFLSCCTLCQINASHLDYMGRRKLYSRLHRSGEAAVFVGLYGVTLVVCALIVAFMLRKAKHVLGLKPKSK